In the genome of Actinobacillus genomosp. 1, the window CATGACAAACCAAACGGCTAACGGATATTTAGCCGTCCATTGTGCATTCAAATGTAAACCGAATTCGGCTAATTTGGCAAAACCTAGCGAAAAGAATGCCACCAAAGCGGCTCCGATAAGCAAACAAGCAAATTCAATGCTTTTTCGAGAAATCTGATGTGTTTGGTGAATTTTTCTATGTAAAAACCGATGGAATCTAAAGGTTAAAGTTTTAGAATGAGTGAACATATTTTAAGGAAATAATAAATTTTTGCTAAGGATAAAGATTCATCAAGGATTTGCAATATTTTCCCCGCATTTTTTTTCTCAATCTAAAGCAAATAGTATAATCCGGCGTAAATATCCAAAAAAATCGACAATTTCCTTTATTTCCTTACTTATTCTTGTAAAATACCGAACGATTATATTCTATAAAACTTACCATAAAGATTGAGGTATTCAATGTCTAAATTTCCAACAGTTTCGGAAATCCTATCGGGCAAAGTAGCGGTAGGCGAAGAAGTTGCGGTACGCGGTTGGGTACGTACCCGCCGTGACTCAAAAGCAGGTTTATCATTTTTAGCCGTTTATGACGGTTCTTGTTTTGATCCGATCCAAGCGATCATTAATAACGATTTAGCAAATTATAACGATGAAGTTTTACGTTTAACCGCTGGTTGTTCAGTTATCGTCACCGGTAAAGTGGTTGAATCTCCGGCAGAAGGTCAAGCGGTCGAATTACACGCAACACAGGTGGAAGTGGTGGGTTGGGTTGAAGATCCGGATACTTATCCGATGGCGGCAAAACGTCACTCTATCGAATATTTACGTGAAGTGGCGCATTTACGCCCTCGTACCAACTTAATCGGTGCGGTTGCGCGCGTTCGCCACTGCTTAGCGCAAGCGATTCACCGTTTCTTTAACGAGCAAGGTTTCTACTGGGTAGCAACTCCGCTTATTACGGCATCGGATACGGAAGGTGCGGGCGAAATGTTCCGTGTTTCAACATTAGATTTAGAAAACTTACCGCGCACCGAGGAAGGTAAAGTCGATTTCAGCCAAGACTTCTTCGGTAAAGAGTCTTTCTTAACCGTATCAGGTCAGTTAAACGGTGAAACTTACGCTTGTGCATTAAGCAAAGTATATACGTTCGGCCCGACATTCCGTGCGGAAAACTCAAATACCACTCGCCACTTAGCGGAGTTCTGGATGGTTGAGCCGGAATTTGCATTCGCAACTTTAGCGGACAATGCCAAATTAGCGGAAGATATGCTGAAATATGTGTTTAAATCGGTACTTGAAGAGCGTAAAGACGATATGCAATTCTTCGCAAAACACATTGATAAAGATGTGATTACTCGCTTAGAAAACTTTATCGCTGCACCGTTTGCGCAAGTTGATTACACAGATGCGATTGAAATCCTATTAAAATCAGGTAAAGAATTCGAATTCCCGGTTTCGTGGGGTATCGATCTTTCTTCTGAACACGAACGTTTCTTAGCGGAAGAATACTTCAAATCGCCGGTGGTTGTGAAAAACTATCCGAAAGACATTAAAGCATTCTATATGCGTTTAAACGATGACGGTAAAACTGTAGCTGCAATGGATGTATTAGCACCGGGAATCGGTGAAATTATCGGTGGTTCACAACGTGAAGAACGTTTAGACGTATTAGACGCTCGTATGGTTGAAATGGGCTTAAATCCGGAAGATTACTGGTGGTATCGTGATTTACGTAAATACGGTACAGTTCCACACTCTGGCTTCGGCTTAGGTTTTGAACGTTTAATCGTTTATGTAACCGGTTTACAAAATATCCGTGAAGTAATTCCGTTCCCACGTGCACCACGTAATGCGAATTTCTAATCGAAACTAACGAAAAAGGGCGAATAAATTATTCGCCCTTTTGCATATAAGCGGTCAAAATTTGCAAAAAATCAGCAAAATTTAACCGCTTGTTGATCTACCCTATCCCATCAATGTTTTATTCGGTTCTTTGGCGATTTCTCTTGCCAATTTCGGTACTAAATAACCCGAACTAATGCGTTGCAATTCTTTATAAATTTCCGCCGCTTGTCGATCTTCAATAAAGAAATGGCTTGCGCCCTCCACTCTATCCAACAAATGTAAATAATACGGCAATACACCGCTATCAAATAATTTATCGCTTAATGCTTTCAATGTTTGCGCATTATCGTTTACTCCTTTGAGTAAAACGGATTGATTGAGTAACACAACATTTGCTTGGCGTAACTTATTCAACCTTTCGACTAAAACCTCATCCACTTCGTTAGGGTGATTGATATGAGTCACCATTACCACTTTTAAACGAGATTTTGATAATCGGTCACATAATTGCTCGGTGATACGACTTGGAATGACCACCGGTAAACGGGTATGAATGCGTAAGGTTTTAATATGCGGAAGCTGTTCTAAAGCGGAAATCAACCAATCTAATTCGCTGTCTTTTGCCATTAACGGATCGCCACCGGAGAAAATCACCTCTTCTAATTCCGTATGTGCAGCGATGTAGTCCAGTCCTTGTTGCCAAACCGCCTTACCGCTTTTTACTT includes:
- the asnS gene encoding asparagine--tRNA ligase; the encoded protein is MSKFPTVSEILSGKVAVGEEVAVRGWVRTRRDSKAGLSFLAVYDGSCFDPIQAIINNDLANYNDEVLRLTAGCSVIVTGKVVESPAEGQAVELHATQVEVVGWVEDPDTYPMAAKRHSIEYLREVAHLRPRTNLIGAVARVRHCLAQAIHRFFNEQGFYWVATPLITASDTEGAGEMFRVSTLDLENLPRTEEGKVDFSQDFFGKESFLTVSGQLNGETYACALSKVYTFGPTFRAENSNTTRHLAEFWMVEPEFAFATLADNAKLAEDMLKYVFKSVLEERKDDMQFFAKHIDKDVITRLENFIAAPFAQVDYTDAIEILLKSGKEFEFPVSWGIDLSSEHERFLAEEYFKSPVVVKNYPKDIKAFYMRLNDDGKTVAAMDVLAPGIGEIIGGSQREERLDVLDARMVEMGLNPEDYWWYRDLRKYGTVPHSGFGLGFERLIVYVTGLQNIREVIPFPRAPRNANF
- the epmB gene encoding EF-P beta-lysylation protein EpmB, whose translation is MQPILIESSKPQWLIELSQAFNDPITLLEHLELNPKEFETAITARKLFALRVPRPFVERMQKGDKNDPLFLQAMSAAEEFVQVEGFVKDPLEEQHSPAPNILHKYHNRLLFMIKNSCAINCRYCFRRHFPYDEVKSGKAVWQQGLDYIAAHTELEEVIFSGGDPLMAKDSELDWLISALEQLPHIKTLRIHTRLPVVIPSRITEQLCDRLSKSRLKVVMVTHINHPNEVDEVLVERLNKLRQANVVLLNQSVLLKGVNDNAQTLKALSDKLFDSGVLPYYLHLLDRVEGASHFFIEDRQAAEIYKELQRISSGYLVPKLAREIAKEPNKTLMG